The DNA sequence TCCGATGCGGCTCTTCTCCTCCGCATAGATCGCCTCCGCCTCGTCGAACAGCTGATCACGATAGTCGCCCATCAGCTCGTCCTCCTGCCGCGTGCCGGGCAACAGGGCGCCCAAGGCTGCGCCCCCGATCAGTGCAAGCGCACCGAACAGCAAGGGTTCGTTGTCATAGCTGCGGGCGACCTGCCTGTTCGCCCGCGCCATCTGGCGGCTGGCCGCGTCGCTGGCATCCAGTGCCTTGCGGCGTGCCGTCTCGATCCGGCGACGGGCCTCCTCGCTCATCCCCTCAGTGCCCTCTCCAAGACGGTCCCGAAAATGGCGCGCGCGATTGCCCAGTGCCGTCGTGCCATCACTGACGCGGTCCCGCAGGTGGCCGGCGGTCTCTCTGGTTCTGTCCATCATGCTATGCTCCTTGTCGGATCCGGTGCTCTGGTCGAAGGACGATCCGGTCGTCATCGGGCGACGGTCCGAACTCCAACCCGTGGTCGATGCTGCACCGCGCGGGGGCGGGGTGCCGCAAGCCCGCGTCGATACGGTCTGTTCGTTGCGCCGTCCGGAGGATTGGCCAAGGCTATGGACCGGGTCATGCCCGCGACCGAAGATCATCCATGCCAGTCCGATACCGGTCAGGCCCAAGGCAACAGGGTTGGCACGGGCGGCTGCGCTGGCCGATTCCGCCCATTCCGCGCCGTTCCGACGAACGGAGCCCGTCAGGCGGCGCGACAGGCCGTCCAGG is a window from the Paracoccus marcusii genome containing:
- a CDS encoding DUF3618 domain-containing protein, giving the protein MTHDADNPDHIEREIEKDRDALRRTLNDLQDELSLDGLSRRLTGSVRRNGAEWAESASAAARANPVALGLTGIGLAWMIFGRGHDPVHSLGQSSGRRNEQTVSTRACGTPPPRGAASTTGWSSDRRPMTTGSSFDQSTGSDKEHSMMDRTRETAGHLRDRVSDGTTALGNRARHFRDRLGEGTEGMSEEARRRIETARRKALDASDAASRQMARANRQVARSYDNEPLLFGALALIGGAALGALLPGTRQEDELMGDYRDQLFDEAEAIYAEEKSRIGKAVSAGLDEAKSAASSVVAAAQDELTDAEEGKASSGSGHSQSSTAPRTAGSPTGMPGSAKV